The DNA region ggaccgaggaagaagatgagtaAGGCACTCCTGAACTCTTGATTTCCGTTTTGTTTTTGCTCGGCGGAATTAAGCTTTTACCGATCTTCATCTCGGCGGAATTAAGCTTGTGGTCGATCGACGCTAGATGAACTTGTACTGATTATTGCTCGATCTATCCGTGCTCTCGCACGCAGGACGCTCAAGGCGATGGTGGAGGTGTACGGTGAACGGAAGTGGGCGGCGATATCGCGGCACCTCCACGGCCGGATCGGTAAGCAGTGCCGCGAGCGGTGGACCAACCACCTGCGCCCGGAGATTGACAAGGTCCGGACACATTTTTCCCCCCTCTCGTTTGTTCTTGGATCTTGATGCGTGGAAGCTTGAGGCGATCGATTTGTGTAGCTAGTTTATTTGGGGAACGATGGATCCGTCACATGATTCTTGAGGGGAATTCCTTGCGTTTAATTCCTACGTACAAATAATCCTGCTAAAATTTTGGTCTCACCATTCGAAAGTGGGTATTAACTCCGCAAGAATTAGTGTAGTAGTAGATGCATGTGTCTTTACTCCGACCACTACGTGTGGCAATTCTTCATCAAGACCACGGATTAATTGTGCAGGAATCCTTTTAAATCTTTGGTTAGGCCTATCTATGTGATGGAAGTTTGATGTTCGTGTTGTAAGCATAAGCATGCCAGATTTGGTAGATCTAGGTGGATTTCGTGTATGTTGCAAAATCATGTGTTCTTCAGGTACACTTGTTGTGTGCATTACGCTGATACTTCATTTACTGATGATCGGCCGGTAACCTACAACAGGCCAAGAACACCTGGACTGAGAAAGACGACATGGACCTGATCGAGGCTCACAAGGTCCACGGGAACCGATGGTCGATGATCGCGAGGACCATGGAGGGGCGGTCGGAGAACTCCGTCAAGAACCACTGGAACGCCACCAAGCGGAGCCTCAAGGCGAAGCGccggctgaagaagaagaagaacgcGGAGGCGCCCCCCGGCCAGCAGTGGTCCGTCCTGGAAGAGTACATCCGTAGCCTGCGCCCcgacgacctcgccgccgcgccaccggcgccgccgtcgGACGACTCCCCTCCGTCCTCGTACAACGTCGGGTACGACGGCGAGGTGGTCAGCCCGCCCGCGGCCCCGGGCGGCGGCTTCGACCCGGCCGCCTTGGGGCTGTATCTCAGCGCCGCCGGCGGCAACAACTCGTCGGCCGTCAACCTGGCGGCGATGAACCCCAACATGGCGGCGCCGCCGTACCTGGGGCTTGACCTGAACGCCTACTACTACGGCGCGCCGCTGCAGCAGGCGCCGCCgcagatgatgatgatgggcCAAGGCCAGCAGGCCACCGCCGACAACCTGATCACCTACCCGTTCGTCGACCACCTGGCATGGCACTCGCCCGTGCCGAACGCCGACGCCTACGCCGCTAGCAACGCCAATGCCGCCGCAGGCCAGCACTACTACTACTACAGCgacgcgggcgccgccgccgccgccagcgccaacCCGGAGGACGACGTCGACGTCGTCCAGATGGCATCCAGGGAGTTCCAGCTGAACCCGTCCGAGGAGGAGGTCACCCTCAACCTCGCCGGGTTCATGTGATGGAGAGCTCTCTTCGAATCAAAGCTCCGGGCGCCTCACAAGTTTGTTTGTTGatgtcatcgtcgtcgtcgtcgtttcCTTAGCTTGTGTTGTACCTTTACATGTTGTAGCATATCAATCGCCCGGAGCAAACCACCGTGCGTGCCTGCGCGTACTCGCTCGGTGCTGAATAATGCGGACCGGACCTCCCATGGCTGGACCATCTCTCTGTAGTGTTTGGTTCATTTTAAGTTTAATGTGCTGTACTAATCAGGGTTTTCATTATCGGAAATTAAAATT from Panicum hallii strain FIL2 chromosome 9, PHallii_v3.1, whole genome shotgun sequence includes:
- the LOC112872733 gene encoding transcription factor CSA-like, whose translation is MDGGSSVRFGHGVAAGPVHLGGGGGGAHQVMPAGAGMIPAGMGSFLLGASGMLAPGGNMVQPGGYLAPAGYSTVPNALHAAWNGVAAAGGGQQQPPASAGSGLLTRLPPLRGPWTEEEDETLKAMVEVYGERKWAAISRHLHGRIGKQCRERWTNHLRPEIDKNTWTEKDDMDLIEAHKVHGNRWSMIARTMEGRSENSVKNHWNATKRSLKAKRRLKKKKNAEAPPGQQWSVLEEYIRSLRPDDLAAAPPAPPSDDSPPSSYNVGYDGEVVSPPAAPGGGFDPAALGLYLSAAGGNNSSAVNLAAMNPNMAAPPYLGLDLNAYYYGAPLQQAPPQMMMMGQGQQATADNLITYPFVDHLAWHSPVPNADAYAASNANAAAGQHYYYYSDAGAAAAASANPEDDVDVVQMASREFQLNPSEEEVTLNLAGFM